From the genome of Scytonema hofmannii PCC 7110, one region includes:
- a CDS encoding IS607 family transposase, whose product MTRYVTPREAMQILQVSEKTLRDWDKAGRITTIRTPAGHRRYDIDSILSPQSTKQRKTVLYCRVSSHKQRDDLKRLADYLQSLFPKGEVIKEIGSGLNYTRIGLQALLGQILSGDVEQVVCSYKDRLARFGIEVIDYICTYNNTKLVVLNRIDLSPEREFVEDILAIIHVFSSKLYGLRKYKQKIKEDPDLPGS is encoded by the coding sequence ATGACCAGATATGTCACACCGCGAGAAGCGATGCAGATCCTCCAAGTCTCAGAAAAAACGCTTAGAGACTGGGACAAAGCCGGAAGAATTACCACTATTAGAACTCCTGCGGGACATAGAAGATACGACATTGACTCTATCCTCTCTCCTCAATCAACCAAACAACGAAAGACAGTTCTTTATTGCAGAGTCAGTTCTCATAAGCAACGAGATGACCTCAAAAGACTTGCAGATTATCTCCAATCCCTCTTCCCAAAAGGCGAGGTCATCAAAGAAATCGGGTCAGGACTCAACTACACTCGAATTGGTTTACAAGCCCTTTTGGGACAGATTTTGTCTGGAGATGTCGAACAAGTTGTATGCAGCTATAAAGACAGATTGGCAAGATTCGGAATTGAGGTCATTGACTACATCTGCACCTACAACAATACAAAACTCGTGGTTCTCAACCGCATTGATTTGTCTCCTGAACGAGAGTTCGTTGAGGACATCTTGGCAATTATCCACGTCTTCAGTTCCAAACTTTACGGACTCAGAAAGTACAAGCAAAAAATCAAAGAAGATCCGGATTTACCCGGAAGCTAA
- the radC gene encoding RadC family protein has translation MTYSLRIADMPMTERPRERLLTYGPKVLATAELIAILLGTGQGAGKLSAVGLGQYILNELGKHQREDEPLTVLRDVSAAELMQIHGIKAAKAATIVAAIELGKRAFLSRPGEKTIIDSPAVAAAALSQDLMWQNQERFAVVLLDVKNRLLGTQVITIGTATETLAPPREIFRETIRQGATRLIVAHNHPSGNLEPSQADIELTRQLLVGANLLGVPLLDHLILGDGTHQSLREITTLWEECPQGD, from the coding sequence ATGACTTATAGCCTTAGAATTGCTGATATGCCCATGACCGAACGTCCGCGCGAGCGATTGTTGACATACGGTCCCAAAGTTTTGGCTACAGCCGAGTTGATAGCAATTCTGCTAGGAACCGGTCAAGGAGCCGGAAAACTTTCTGCTGTGGGTTTAGGACAGTACATTTTGAACGAACTGGGAAAACACCAGCGAGAGGATGAACCTTTAACTGTTTTGCGAGATGTCAGCGCCGCAGAGTTAATGCAAATCCATGGGATAAAAGCTGCGAAAGCTGCAACCATTGTAGCAGCAATTGAATTGGGTAAACGAGCATTCCTATCTCGTCCTGGAGAAAAGACCATCATCGATAGCCCAGCAGTTGCGGCTGCAGCCCTCAGTCAAGACTTAATGTGGCAAAATCAGGAGAGGTTTGCTGTTGTTCTGTTGGATGTGAAAAACCGCTTGCTAGGAACGCAAGTGATTACAATTGGCACCGCAACCGAAACCCTAGCACCGCCTAGGGAAATTTTTCGGGAAACGATTAGGCAAGGCGCAACCCGGCTGATCGTAGCCCACAATCACCCATCTGGAAATCTTGAACCCAGTCAGGCGGATATTGAGTTAACCCGTCAGTTACTAGTTGGGGCAAACTTATTGGGCGTTCCTTTACTCGACCATTTGATTTTGGGTGATGGGACTCACCAAAGTTTACGGGAGATCACAACTTTGTGGGAGGAGTGTCCGCAGGGAGATTAA
- a CDS encoding DUF1565 domain-containing protein — protein MAETLYVNPTAGSDSAAGSQQAPLKTITQALKRVSSGSQIQLAEGYYNAASGEIFPINVSIAVTIVGNESNKGSNVLIEGSGEYRSPTLAKQNVTFILSSNGAELRGITVTNQANRGVAVWIESIASTISNCTFINCNRDGVFASGNAHVTITDSLFAENATNCISIVRDTQGEIRGNLCYRSGFGMVISDRASPILTENNIYENRSGIVVSGDARPVLRNNISERNTEDGLTLTSNALPDLGNTNDYGGNILRLNGKFDLQNSSSHRQLAVGNQVDPGKIKGYVELVYNQAPALTSKPIPVFTQIPKLTPAPTQAPLLLPALPQTSIPTLISTPVPTSVSNLTFFTLTPQGLIDIKNHWAEEFIQKLFKLEIVAGFRDRTFKPDATITRSQYAAIVVKAFNPQGKRQAMDFKDVPGSFWAYRAIQQAYEGQFLSAFPDNAFRPNLNMKRLQIIVSLVNGLELRTDNFTANNVYTDWEKVPESKKREIVIATQKRMVVNFPNPKHLNPERDATRAEVAVMVYQALVDAEREEAIDSPYII, from the coding sequence ATGGCTGAGACTCTGTACGTGAATCCAACAGCAGGCAGTGACAGTGCGGCTGGTAGCCAACAAGCACCGTTAAAAACAATTACCCAAGCTCTCAAGCGAGTTTCATCGGGTAGTCAGATTCAATTGGCAGAAGGTTATTACAATGCTGCTAGCGGTGAAATCTTTCCTATCAATGTTTCCATTGCTGTCACAATCGTAGGAAATGAAAGTAATAAAGGCAGCAATGTGCTGATTGAAGGGAGTGGTGAATATCGCAGCCCTACCTTAGCAAAACAAAATGTCACCTTTATCTTGTCCTCCAATGGTGCAGAACTTAGAGGAATAACCGTAACAAATCAGGCTAACCGTGGAGTTGCTGTTTGGATTGAATCAATTGCTTCTACCATTTCTAATTGTACTTTCATCAATTGTAACCGTGACGGTGTTTTTGCCTCTGGCAATGCTCATGTCACCATTACTGATAGTTTATTTGCAGAGAATGCTACCAATTGCATTTCCATTGTTCGCGACACTCAAGGAGAAATCCGGGGTAATCTCTGCTACAGATCTGGTTTTGGTATGGTGATTAGCGATCGCGCTTCTCCCATTCTTACGGAGAATAATATTTACGAAAATCGCTCTGGAATTGTGGTCTCTGGTGATGCTCGTCCAGTGTTGCGAAATAATATCAGTGAAAGAAATACTGAAGATGGTCTGACCCTAACTTCTAACGCCTTACCAGATTTAGGCAATACCAATGATTATGGAGGTAACATCTTGCGCCTCAATGGTAAGTTCGATTTGCAAAATTCCAGTTCTCACAGACAATTAGCTGTCGGCAATCAAGTAGACCCTGGTAAGATCAAGGGATACGTAGAATTAGTATACAATCAAGCTCCTGCACTGACTTCTAAACCGATACCCGTTTTTACTCAGATACCAAAACTTACACCTGCACCTACTCAAGCACCTCTACTCTTACCTGCGTTGCCACAAACTTCAATACCTACGCTTATTTCTACACCTGTTCCCACATCTGTAAGTAATTTGACATTTTTTACACTTACCCCTCAAGGATTAATTGATATTAAGAATCATTGGGCAGAGGAGTTTATTCAGAAATTATTCAAGTTGGAAATAGTCGCTGGTTTTCGCGATCGCACTTTCAAACCAGATGCGACAATTACGCGATCGCAGTATGCAGCAATAGTTGTCAAAGCATTTAATCCACAGGGCAAACGACAGGCGATGGACTTTAAAGATGTACCGGGGAGTTTTTGGGCTTATAGGGCAATACAGCAGGCATATGAAGGGCAGTTTCTCTCAGCTTTTCCCGACAATGCTTTCCGTCCCAATCTAAATATGAAACGATTGCAAATTATTGTCTCTCTCGTAAATGGATTAGAATTAAGAACTGATAATTTTACTGCTAACAATGTTTATACTGACTGGGAAAAAGTACCAGAGTCGAAAAAGCGAGAGATAGTTATTGCTACACAAAAGAGGATGGTTGTTAATTTTCCCAATCCAAAACATCTCAATCCCGAACGAGATGCTACCCGTGCAGAAGTTGCAGTCATGGTTTATCAAGCTTTAGTGGATGCCGAGCGAGAAGAGGCTATTGACTCTCCTTATATAATATAG
- a CDS encoding phosphoribulokinase, with amino-acid sequence MSRPIILGIVGDSAAGKTTLTKGIAQVLGPENVTVICTDDYHKYDRKQRAEIGITAIHRDCNYLDIMQQHLSQLRIGLPILKPVYSHTTGTFEPPVYIKPNKFVIIEGLLGYSTRIARESYDVKVYLAPPESLRATWKVKRDTQKRGYTEEQVLEELKKREPDSEEFIRPQRQWSDIVVSFYPPNDDLEQANGHLNVRLVLRPTIPHPDFTQIINYGNGMESAIRLGLDRDMGKPVDVLEVDGHATLEQVNKLEQILCSDMPHLKNICDREGNPELGKVASTTGETIQSYPLAITQLLITYHMLKATQIYS; translated from the coding sequence ATGAGCCGTCCTATAATACTTGGTATTGTTGGCGACAGTGCCGCTGGTAAGACAACATTGACTAAGGGGATTGCTCAAGTTCTTGGCCCAGAGAATGTCACGGTTATCTGTACGGATGATTATCATAAATACGATCGCAAACAGCGTGCTGAAATTGGTATTACTGCAATACATCGTGACTGCAATTATCTGGATATTATGCAGCAGCACTTGTCACAACTACGGATTGGGCTGCCAATTCTCAAGCCTGTTTACAGTCACACAACGGGAACTTTTGAACCCCCTGTATATATTAAGCCAAACAAGTTTGTCATCATTGAAGGATTGTTAGGTTATTCCACTCGTATTGCTCGTGAAAGTTATGATGTAAAAGTTTACCTTGCACCTCCCGAATCTCTGCGTGCTACATGGAAAGTGAAGCGAGATACTCAGAAGCGAGGTTATACGGAAGAACAAGTTCTGGAAGAACTCAAAAAACGCGAACCAGATTCAGAAGAGTTTATTCGTCCGCAGCGGCAATGGTCTGATATCGTAGTGAGTTTCTATCCACCGAATGATGATTTGGAGCAAGCTAATGGGCATTTAAATGTTCGTCTGGTACTCCGTCCTACCATTCCACACCCGGATTTTACCCAAATTATCAATTACGGTAATGGCATGGAATCTGCAATCCGCTTGGGATTGGATAGGGATATGGGCAAACCTGTGGATGTTTTGGAAGTTGATGGTCATGCCACTCTAGAGCAGGTGAATAAGCTCGAACAGATTCTTTGTTCTGATATGCCGCACCTAAAGAACATATGCGATCGCGAAGGTAACCCGGAATTGGGCAAAGTCGCAAGTACGACAGGAGAAACCATTCAAAGTTACCCGCTCGCTATCACGCAATTATTGATTACCTATCATATGCTGAAAGCTACGCAAATTTACTCATAA
- a CDS encoding tryptophan 7-halogenase, whose product MFLYGSKALEKNVHITLVESSNITKIGVGEATFSSIKSFFNFLDLQEREWMSKCNATYKMAIKFVNWNAQTRHFYHPFERYDAVDGFILGEI is encoded by the coding sequence TTGTTTTTATATGGGAGCAAAGCTCTGGAAAAAAATGTTCATATTACTCTGGTAGAGTCTTCTAATATCACAAAGATTGGAGTTGGCGAAGCGACTTTCAGTAGCATCAAGTCATTCTTCAATTTTCTTGACTTGCAAGAGCGTGAATGGATGTCAAAGTGCAATGCCACTTATAAGATGGCGATTAAGTTTGTTAATTGGAATGCACAGACAAGACACTTCTACCATCCTTTTGAAAGATATGACGCTGTAGATGGGTTCATCCTTGGGGAGATATAG
- a CDS encoding GTPase family protein has product MVRLKLWQWVVLATPIAAIVGFLLVAAGLQIHQWSINWIWAVFILVFVAWRWLLVKWTQPLVSQVEAVVAEVSKELESTTGDTSGRTVGTDAANLAEVALQEILKASQNDRPIWEDWSTFWHRCQELVVAIAQIYNPEEKYPLLNIYVPQAYGLIRGTVDDLDRWMQNLSPVLNQVTVGQAYQAYEMYRKLEPSARKLLRAWNWAQWLLNPAAAVAKVVSQRSGSQATQQLLVNLSQLLREAALRNLCQQAMALYSSTTLPVSAPSVSTPSLPKVNTQTLRDILAQAEPTEAVEQKPVNILLVGRTGSGKSSLINTLFQTDLAAVDVLPSTDRIQNYHWQSQTGETLTLWDTPGYEQVNRKDLREIVLDYTNNVDLLLLATPALDPALQMDVDFLRDLKADMANLPAIAVVTQVDRLRPIREWEPPYDWEWGNRPKEIAIREATEYRTQLLGDFCNLVLPVVTGDSKTSRIPWGIDVLSLGLINAIAPAKQLRLARFLRDREARTTAAAKIIDRYTFQMATTQGLAAFLKSPVLQFISTISTGSPALANLLAAQIPVEQLPIVIGKLQMAYELFSLLGTGNSNKFDLLSLWSLLLENTASPDRNAWAFGHALVEYWTQNLSIEQLRERFESYLSQ; this is encoded by the coding sequence ATGGTGCGATTAAAGTTATGGCAGTGGGTTGTCTTGGCAACACCGATCGCAGCGATCGTTGGTTTCTTACTGGTAGCAGCAGGGTTGCAAATTCATCAGTGGAGCATTAACTGGATCTGGGCTGTATTTATCCTTGTATTTGTTGCTTGGCGTTGGTTGTTGGTGAAATGGACTCAACCATTGGTTAGTCAAGTAGAAGCTGTAGTGGCGGAGGTTAGCAAAGAACTGGAATCTACTACAGGCGATACATCAGGGCGAACAGTGGGAACTGATGCTGCAAATCTTGCAGAAGTCGCCTTACAGGAGATATTGAAAGCTTCACAAAACGATCGCCCAATCTGGGAAGACTGGTCAACTTTTTGGCACCGCTGTCAGGAGCTTGTTGTGGCGATCGCTCAGATCTACAACCCAGAAGAAAAGTATCCCTTGTTGAACATTTACGTTCCCCAAGCTTATGGTCTCATTCGGGGAACAGTAGATGACTTGGATCGGTGGATGCAGAATTTATCCCCTGTTCTCAATCAAGTCACGGTTGGGCAAGCATACCAAGCATACGAGATGTACCGCAAGTTAGAGCCTTCTGCTCGTAAACTTTTGCGAGCGTGGAATTGGGCGCAGTGGCTGTTAAATCCAGCAGCAGCAGTGGCTAAAGTTGTGAGTCAGCGTTCCGGTAGCCAAGCGACTCAGCAACTGTTGGTGAATTTGAGCCAGCTTTTGAGAGAAGCTGCTTTGAGAAACTTGTGTCAGCAAGCGATGGCTCTCTACAGTAGCACGACATTACCCGTCTCAGCACCTTCTGTTTCCACACCCAGTTTACCCAAGGTCAACACTCAAACTCTGCGAGATATCCTAGCTCAAGCAGAACCGACAGAAGCAGTGGAGCAAAAACCCGTTAACATTCTACTGGTAGGGCGAACGGGTTCTGGCAAAAGCAGCCTGATTAACACCCTCTTTCAAACAGATTTAGCCGCAGTAGATGTTTTGCCCAGTACAGATCGGATTCAAAATTACCACTGGCAAAGCCAGACAGGAGAAACACTCACACTTTGGGATACCCCTGGTTACGAGCAAGTCAACCGTAAAGATTTACGAGAAATTGTACTAGATTATACTAACAACGTTGATTTGCTACTATTAGCCACTCCTGCTCTCGATCCCGCGTTACAAATGGATGTGGATTTTCTGAGAGACTTAAAGGCAGACATGGCAAATTTACCTGCGATCGCAGTTGTGACTCAAGTAGATCGTCTGCGTCCCATTCGAGAGTGGGAACCTCCTTATGATTGGGAATGGGGGAATCGCCCAAAGGAGATAGCGATTCGGGAAGCAACAGAGTATCGCACTCAACTTTTGGGAGACTTCTGCAATCTAGTTTTGCCCGTCGTAACTGGTGACAGCAAAACATCTCGCATTCCATGGGGAATAGACGTATTATCCTTAGGGTTAATAAATGCGATCGCACCAGCCAAGCAACTCCGTCTGGCTCGCTTTTTACGCGATCGAGAAGCCCGCACCACGGCGGCTGCCAAAATCATCGATCGCTACACTTTTCAAATGGCAACAACTCAGGGACTTGCAGCATTTTTGAAAAGCCCAGTTTTGCAATTCATTTCTACAATATCAACAGGCTCACCAGCTCTCGCAAATTTACTAGCAGCACAAATTCCAGTGGAACAGTTGCCAATTGTGATTGGCAAACTTCAGATGGCTTATGAGCTTTTCTCACTCTTAGGTACGGGCAATTCCAACAAATTTGACCTTTTATCACTTTGGTCATTGCTGCTAGAAAATACTGCCTCTCCCGATCGCAATGCTTGGGCATTTGGTCACGCTTTAGTAGAGTATTGGACACAAAATTTGTCAATTGAACAGTTGCGAGAGCGGTTTGAGTCCTATTTGTCACAGTGA
- a CDS encoding ion transporter: protein MLLSREKTAFYLKDLETPVGKAINLSIAGLVLLSSGIFVAETYNIPEVIRLNLDAIDTVILLVFAIEYVLRLWSAENKVQYIFSPYAVIDLMAILPFLIGTVDISFIRLLRWFRILRLIRFIDNKFLFSIDTEDGVIFTRILFTLFAIIFVYSGLIYQVEHPVNSKVFVTFLDAFYFSVVTMTTVGFGDVTPVSELGRLLTVLMILTGVALIPWQVGDLIKRLFKTANQVETTCSGCGLLFHDVDAKFCKSCGTKLR from the coding sequence ATGTTATTGAGTAGAGAAAAAACAGCATTTTACTTGAAAGATTTGGAAACGCCAGTAGGCAAAGCTATTAATCTTTCTATTGCTGGATTAGTTTTACTGTCGTCCGGAATTTTTGTAGCGGAAACATATAATATTCCTGAGGTTATTCGATTAAACCTAGATGCAATAGATACTGTAATATTGTTAGTTTTTGCAATAGAATATGTACTCCGTCTTTGGAGTGCAGAAAATAAGGTTCAGTATATTTTTAGTCCATACGCAGTTATTGACTTAATGGCAATCTTGCCTTTTCTTATAGGAACGGTGGATATTAGCTTTATCAGGCTTCTAAGGTGGTTTCGGATTTTAAGATTAATTAGGTTTATAGATAATAAGTTTTTATTTAGTATTGATACTGAAGATGGTGTTATTTTTACACGTATATTATTTACTTTATTTGCCATTATCTTTGTATATTCTGGTTTAATTTATCAAGTAGAACATCCTGTAAATTCAAAAGTTTTTGTGACTTTTTTGGATGCTTTTTATTTCTCTGTTGTCACAATGACAACTGTTGGTTTTGGTGATGTGACTCCTGTTTCTGAATTAGGGCGTCTGCTGACTGTATTGATGATTTTGACTGGTGTTGCACTCATTCCTTGGCAAGTGGGCGATCTAATTAAGCGATTGTTCAAAACAGCCAATCAAGTAGAAACAACTTGTTCTGGTTGTGGTCTTCTTTTTCACGATGTAGATGCTAAATTTTGTAAGAGTTGTGGAACTAAGTTGCGTTAA
- a CDS encoding RNA-guided endonuclease InsQ/TnpB family protein, translating to MRTSWQLSTSSVPNFTDSESTSKKSKKIRIYPEANLRSVYRKWLSACRWCYNAAIAYQRDCFVKGEKQPSKFHLREIILKSCPDWVSECPYSPREESVFDAKIAFSKTKDKTNPRFRSCREPVKSLRISAKYWGAFYSGKGKDKQIAGFTHYASSKAVVNGESIAIKSLQINPSEPLCEEMPSEFTILLDKGKWFICFAIPLEIQPNSLSNCISLDPGVRTFLTGFDGDHLLEIGNGSISRIAVLCQRLDRLQSQIAKAKGRANKRLRWKLRRQSEVLRTRIRNLTNEIHNKASVFLTKNYKHIFLPTFETSQMVVKKKRKLTSKTARNMLTWSHYRFKQTLKFHALKRNCVVHDVTEEYTSKTCSKCGHVHEKLGGNKKFKCPNCNHEISRDWNGAINIFIKSINDLVNASATVEAGEDIPQYAVEFSTSY from the coding sequence TTGAGGACATCTTGGCAATTATCCACGTCTTCAGTTCCAAACTTTACGGACTCAGAAAGTACAAGCAAAAAATCAAAGAAGATCCGGATTTACCCGGAAGCTAACCTGAGAAGTGTTTACAGGAAATGGCTTTCGGCTTGTCGATGGTGTTACAATGCAGCAATTGCTTACCAAAGAGATTGTTTTGTAAAAGGAGAAAAACAACCTAGTAAATTTCACCTACGAGAAATCATTTTAAAATCTTGCCCTGATTGGGTGTCAGAATGCCCATATTCTCCAAGAGAAGAATCGGTTTTTGATGCTAAAATAGCTTTCTCTAAAACTAAGGACAAAACGAATCCTAGATTTAGATCGTGTAGAGAGCCTGTAAAAAGTTTACGAATCAGTGCTAAATATTGGGGTGCATTTTATTCTGGCAAAGGCAAAGATAAGCAAATTGCAGGGTTTACTCATTATGCAAGTAGCAAAGCGGTTGTAAATGGTGAAAGCATTGCTATTAAAAGCTTGCAGATAAATCCATCAGAGCCTTTATGTGAGGAAATGCCCTCGGAATTTACTATCTTGCTTGATAAAGGTAAGTGGTTTATCTGTTTTGCAATCCCACTAGAAATTCAACCCAATAGCTTAAGTAACTGCATTAGTTTAGATCCAGGGGTCAGGACTTTTTTGACAGGGTTTGACGGGGATCATTTATTAGAGATAGGTAATGGTTCTATTTCTAGAATAGCCGTGCTGTGTCAAAGATTAGACAGACTACAATCTCAAATCGCAAAAGCCAAAGGTAGGGCTAACAAAAGGTTGAGGTGGAAACTAAGAAGACAGTCAGAGGTGTTAAGAACTAGGATTAGAAACCTTACTAACGAGATTCATAACAAAGCTTCAGTCTTCTTAACCAAAAACTACAAACACATTTTCTTGCCAACCTTTGAAACATCTCAAATGGTTGTTAAAAAGAAACGTAAGCTAACCTCTAAAACAGCTAGAAATATGCTGACGTGGTCGCACTATAGGTTTAAGCAGACTCTCAAGTTTCATGCCTTAAAAAGGAATTGCGTTGTGCATGATGTTACAGAAGAATACACAAGCAAGACTTGTTCAAAGTGCGGACACGTTCATGAAAAATTAGGCGGAAACAAAAAATTCAAGTGTCCTAATTGTAATCATGAAATTTCAAGAGACTGGAACGGTGCAATTAATATTTTTATCAAGTCTATTAATGATTTGGTAAATGCTTCAGCTACGGTTGAAGCTGGGGAGGATATACCCCAATACGCAGTAGAATTTAGTACTAGTTACTAG
- a CDS encoding ATP-binding protein, with translation MPSRLLPYGVAILAATVALLLTQLLLPLLNPLIFPLFFAAVAASAWYGGMKPGLLAIALSVGYSLYFFIEPIHSFAITGVNRLVQLFAFSLVSFFIALLCTQLRIANQKTKANLRALREANLRITRTLESTRDAFLALDRDWRIVYQNAEAERISGKPRTEVIGKNHWEEWLASVGTNVEHQYRWAMAEQIPVHFEHHFYQPDTYNMWLEIDAYPHEDGLDIFFRDITRRKQAEEGLRQSEERYRYLAESIPQLVWTANTDGILIDVNQRWSDFTGLTLAQAQTFGWQAIVHPDDVPTLSQHWAAAQHAGANYRAEGRMRRADGAYRWYLHQAVPLKNEQGQVIKWFGTATDIENQKQLDKQRQWLLEQEQAARAEAETANRIKDEFLAVLSHELRSPLNPILGWSQLLLRSKLDATKTTQALQTIERNAKLQAQLIEDLLDVSRILRGKLSLAMAPVNLAMTIEAAIETVRLAAQAKSIHIDTVFDSNIGRVLGDSGRLQQVIWNLLTNAVKFTSPGGRVEIRLEFINWQAQITVSDTGKGIHPDFLPYVFDYFRQADAATTRKFGGLGLGLAIVRHLVELHGGTVRAESPGEELGATFTVSLPLLNEDKSLKDEDNSSFPINDALPLSGIQMLVVDDEADSRELIAFILEQRGAIVTEVASALEALQVIAKTQPDVLVSDIGMPDMDGYMLMGQIRAMQREQNSQITAIALTAYAGEINQQQALAVGFQDHIAKPVDPERLVQAIVNLLDLTSSH, from the coding sequence ATGCCCTCTCGGTTGCTACCATATGGAGTTGCGATTCTGGCAGCGACAGTCGCCCTTCTGTTAACACAACTGCTTCTGCCGCTCCTAAATCCACTAATATTTCCGCTATTTTTTGCGGCTGTTGCAGCTAGTGCCTGGTATGGGGGTATGAAACCGGGATTGCTCGCGATCGCGCTGTCTGTTGGTTATAGTCTTTACTTCTTCATTGAGCCGATCCACTCATTTGCTATCACTGGTGTCAATCGCTTGGTGCAATTGTTCGCATTCTCATTGGTGTCATTTTTTATCGCCTTACTCTGCACGCAATTGCGGATTGCTAACCAAAAAACCAAGGCAAACTTGCGGGCGCTGCGGGAAGCCAATTTGCGGATTACACGTACTTTGGAAAGTACGCGTGATGCCTTTTTAGCACTTGACCGGGACTGGCGGATCGTTTACCAAAATGCGGAAGCCGAGCGAATTAGCGGCAAACCTCGCACAGAAGTTATTGGTAAGAATCACTGGGAGGAGTGGCTTGCATCAGTAGGGACGAATGTAGAACACCAGTATCGGTGGGCAATGGCAGAACAGATACCCGTCCACTTTGAGCATCACTTCTACCAACCAGACACATATAATATGTGGCTTGAGATTGACGCCTATCCTCATGAAGATGGTCTTGACATTTTCTTCCGGGATATCACTCGTCGCAAACAAGCAGAAGAAGGGTTACGGCAAAGTGAAGAACGCTATCGGTATTTAGCAGAATCGATTCCGCAACTGGTATGGACTGCCAACACCGATGGAATACTCATTGATGTCAATCAACGATGGTCAGATTTCACTGGTTTAACCCTAGCCCAAGCTCAAACCTTTGGCTGGCAAGCAATCGTACATCCTGATGATGTCCCAACTCTCAGCCAACATTGGGCCGCAGCGCAACACGCTGGTGCAAACTATCGTGCTGAAGGTCGGATGCGACGAGCAGATGGAGCTTATCGCTGGTATTTGCATCAAGCTGTACCACTAAAAAATGAACAAGGGCAGGTTATTAAATGGTTTGGCACGGCAACAGATATTGAAAATCAAAAACAACTCGATAAACAGCGCCAGTGGCTGCTCGAGCAAGAGCAAGCCGCCCGTGCGGAAGCTGAAACTGCTAACCGGATCAAAGATGAGTTTTTAGCGGTGTTGTCTCACGAGTTGCGATCGCCACTCAATCCTATCTTAGGTTGGTCTCAGTTACTGCTTAGGAGTAAGTTAGATGCAACAAAAACAACTCAGGCTTTACAAACAATTGAGCGCAACGCCAAACTCCAAGCACAACTGATTGAAGATTTGTTAGATGTCTCTCGCATTCTACGTGGCAAACTTAGCCTTGCAATGGCTCCTGTGAATTTGGCAATGACGATTGAAGCAGCTATTGAAACAGTAAGGTTGGCGGCTCAAGCCAAGTCAATTCACATTGATACAGTGTTTGACTCAAATATCGGGCGGGTTTTGGGAGATTCAGGTCGATTACAGCAAGTAATTTGGAATTTGCTGACCAACGCCGTTAAGTTCACTTCACCGGGCGGACGGGTAGAAATTCGGTTAGAGTTCATTAACTGGCAAGCTCAAATTACAGTCAGCGACACGGGCAAAGGCATCCACCCTGACTTTTTGCCGTATGTGTTCGATTACTTCCGTCAGGCAGATGCGGCGACAACTAGGAAATTTGGCGGATTGGGGTTAGGGTTGGCGATTGTCCGTCACTTGGTGGAACTGCATGGTGGTACTGTTCGAGCCGAAAGTCCTGGGGAAGAACTTGGCGCTACTTTTACTGTTTCTTTACCGCTTTTAAATGAAGACAAAAGCCTAAAAGATGAAGATAATTCCTCTTTCCCCATAAATGATGCATTACCCCTAAGTGGCATACAGATGCTTGTGGTTGATGATGAAGCCGACTCAAGAGAATTAATTGCTTTTATCTTAGAACAACGTGGTGCGATCGTTACAGAAGTTGCTTCTGCACTTGAAGCACTCCAAGTCATAGCAAAGACTCAACCCGATGTGTTAGTCAGTGATATTGGGATGCCTGATATGGACGGCTATATGCTAATGGGACAAATCCGAGCAATGCAAAGGGAGCAAAACAGCCAGATAACAGCGATCGCTCTTACTGCTTATGCTGGGGAAATAAATCAGCAACAAGCACTTGCTGTAGGGTTTCAAGACCATATTGCTAAGCCAGTAGATCCGGAGCGGTTAGTTCAAGCGATCGTCAATCTTTTGGATTTGACATCATCCCATTGA